Proteins encoded by one window of Cyclobacteriaceae bacterium:
- a CDS encoding Hsp20/alpha crystallin family protein, with protein MSLIRYNSALNDFVPTSFSNLIDRFFNESVARTGGSAYSFVPRVDVVETEKAYEIHVAVPGMNKEDFNIDLKDNYLTISGERKFQNEKKEKNFYSIETQYGTFSRSFSLPENVDASKISATYVNGILEVTVPKDEKKALKTSIKVN; from the coding sequence ATGAGCCTTATCAGATACAATTCCGCACTGAACGATTTCGTACCGACATCCTTCAGCAATTTGATCGATCGTTTTTTCAATGAATCCGTAGCCCGCACAGGTGGTTCTGCGTATTCGTTTGTGCCACGCGTTGATGTGGTTGAAACCGAAAAAGCCTATGAAATTCACGTGGCCGTTCCGGGTATGAACAAGGAAGATTTCAACATCGACCTGAAGGACAATTACCTGACCATCAGCGGTGAGCGTAAGTTCCAGAATGAAAAGAAGGAGAAGAACTTCTACTCGATTGAAACGCAGTATGGAACATTCAGTCGTTCATTCTCGCTGCCCGAAAATGTAGATGCTTCAAAAATTTCTGCAACCTATGTGAATGGAATTCTGGAGGTAACGGTACCAAAGGATGAGAAAAAAGCACTGAAAACCTCAATAAAAGTTAATTAA
- a CDS encoding trypsin-like peptidase domain-containing protein, with amino-acid sequence MKRTIIFTLLILLVAIAGGVIGSWYTVHYLDSISAPYSSIEDRQRMKLTSFDSDSTYRVPAGMDFLTASKKVVSGVVHIRTTYGSGMFSLNPLELYYKAPARSSGSGVIISDDGYIVTNNHVIEDATNVEVVMNDNQRYYAKIVGTDPSTDLALLKIKAKELPFIRYGNSDGIGPGEWVLAIGNPFDLNSTVTAGIVSAKARNIGILRDRNNLQVESFIQTDAAVNPGNSGGALVNLKGELIGINTAIATATGQYSGYSFAIPVSLVKKVMDDLLEFGQVQRGLLGIQISDVDANVSDRLSLNVNRGVLVNRVSRGGAAEESGIQQGDVITAIDSRPVNTVSELQEWVARNRPGKEISVTYVRGTENVTVRARLKNSDGNEALIEPEIKNELNGAYFEDVLYSDLLNLKLEGGVQVKKVEEGKWQTAGLREGFIIAYVDRVPVDNLADLNRMLEYKKGGVLIEGYYANGEKATYGLDW; translated from the coding sequence ATGAAGCGTACGATTATTTTTACCCTGCTCATTTTATTGGTTGCGATTGCCGGAGGCGTAATCGGATCCTGGTATACGGTACATTACCTGGATTCTATTTCTGCTCCTTATTCTTCCATTGAAGATCGGCAACGCATGAAACTGACCAGCTTTGATTCGGATAGTACCTATCGCGTTCCCGCAGGAATGGATTTTCTCACTGCTTCCAAAAAAGTAGTGAGCGGTGTGGTGCACATTCGTACCACCTATGGTTCAGGAATGTTCAGTCTCAATCCGTTGGAGTTGTACTATAAAGCGCCAGCCCGTTCTTCTGGTTCGGGAGTTATCATTTCCGATGATGGATACATCGTTACGAATAATCATGTAATTGAAGATGCAACCAATGTTGAAGTTGTCATGAACGACAACCAACGTTACTATGCCAAAATTGTAGGCACCGATCCAAGTACCGATCTTGCTTTGCTGAAGATTAAAGCAAAAGAGCTTCCCTTTATTCGTTATGGAAATTCGGATGGCATTGGCCCGGGAGAATGGGTGTTGGCCATCGGTAATCCGTTTGATCTAAACTCAACCGTAACGGCTGGCATTGTAAGCGCAAAGGCAAGAAACATCGGCATCCTTCGCGATCGGAATAACCTGCAGGTTGAATCCTTTATTCAAACCGATGCTGCTGTGAACCCGGGTAACAGTGGGGGTGCATTGGTAAACCTGAAAGGCGAACTAATCGGTATCAATACAGCAATTGCCACAGCTACTGGGCAATATTCAGGTTACTCCTTTGCCATACCAGTAAGCCTGGTGAAAAAAGTAATGGACGATCTGTTGGAGTTTGGTCAGGTGCAACGCGGTTTGCTAGGCATTCAGATTTCTGATGTGGATGCAAATGTTTCGGATAGGCTTTCGCTTAACGTGAACCGGGGTGTGTTGGTGAACCGGGTTAGTCGCGGTGGCGCGGCAGAAGAATCGGGCATTCAACAGGGTGATGTCATTACGGCTATCGACTCACGGCCGGTAAATACAGTTTCCGAATTACAAGAGTGGGTTGCCCGCAACCGACCTGGTAAAGAAATTTCGGTAACGTATGTACGAGGGACTGAAAATGTTACCGTACGTGCCCGCCTAAAAAACAGCGATGGTAACGAAGCACTTATTGAGCCCGAAATCAAAAATGAACTCAATGGTGCTTACTTTGAAGATGTGCTGTATTCCGACCTGCTCAATTTAAAACTTGAAGGAGGAGTACAGGTTAAAAAAGTGGAAGAAGGAAAATGGCAAACAGCCGGGTTGCGCGAAGGCTTTATCATCGCGTATGTGGATCGGGTACCGGTAGATAACCTCGCTGATTTGAACCGCATGCTGGAGTATAAAAAGGGCGGTGTGCTGATTGAAGGCTATTATGCGAATGGTGAGAAAGCAACCTACGGGTTAGATTGGTAA
- a CDS encoding helix-turn-helix domain-containing protein, which translates to MTDSRSPSLEQTVTDRIDAAVKFINTTSSHIFLTGKAGTGKTTFLKNLARKTHKSFVVIAPTGIAALNAGGVTIHSQFLLPRGTFLPERFLPHDFQDNGSYFSTDVLGRKHPLNSDRKQVLRSIDLLVIDEVSMLRADVLDAIDYRLKAARGNFYQSFGGVQVLFIGDLYQLPPVVKGEEAQVLGRYYTTPWFYEAKALQHEPFVYIELDKIFRQQDNTFINILNNLRNNIIQESDIEKLNQYYQPAESIKQLKEVITLTTHNYKADELNRNMLRELKSPAHYFDAIIQGDFPESMYPVLQQIELKEGAQIMFIKNDSEGNAYVNGNLATVKTLSSDSIIVVMADSHDTYTLKKETWENKKYTVNADTRELDEEVVGTFVQYPVKLAWAITVHKSQGLTFDKAVIDVDQAFADGQVYVALSRLRSLDGLILRTPINPRVIGTNKNIVAFSEQYNKPSKLLAELKASQQHFAFEMLSKTFDFESLVKEIRFLQKGHSDNPVNDIATKPVLMQIQESLAAESGTTIKFKQQLDNLLHRKDYQTLMDRIEKGSAYYKNLLYKNLEILLRHIAETKHRKRVKAYLTSLQDIDQLLSKKLEEVDKAPILTQAILSGEDPEGLTALAEQRSVTRHAMQKEIDKTIEPVVSKPRQKKGTRSKKNERSTYDVTLDYFNAGMTIEQIAKERGLVAGTIQSHLAKAVEMGRVNIFKVVPEERVEEILQGMNEMPDAFSSKELFDKLGGKFSYGELRATMAFAGKKSIRKTPE; encoded by the coding sequence ATGACCGATTCGCGCAGCCCATCACTTGAACAAACCGTAACAGACCGGATTGATGCCGCGGTTAAATTTATCAATACAACAAGCAGTCATATTTTCCTTACCGGAAAGGCAGGAACGGGTAAAACCACATTCTTAAAAAACCTCGCTCGCAAAACACATAAATCGTTTGTGGTGATTGCCCCTACCGGGATTGCCGCACTTAATGCCGGTGGCGTTACCATCCACTCACAATTTTTACTGCCGCGAGGCACCTTTTTGCCCGAACGGTTTCTTCCACACGACTTTCAGGATAATGGCAGTTACTTTTCAACCGATGTGCTGGGAAGAAAACATCCGTTAAACAGTGATCGAAAACAGGTACTCCGATCCATCGATTTACTGGTGATTGATGAGGTGAGCATGTTACGTGCCGATGTACTGGATGCAATCGACTACCGCCTGAAAGCTGCGCGCGGAAATTTTTATCAAAGTTTTGGTGGGGTTCAAGTGCTGTTTATTGGTGACTTGTATCAGCTGCCCCCGGTAGTTAAGGGCGAAGAAGCACAGGTGCTTGGGCGGTATTACACAACGCCCTGGTTTTATGAAGCAAAGGCACTTCAACACGAGCCCTTTGTGTACATTGAACTGGATAAAATTTTTCGGCAGCAGGATAATACCTTTATTAACATCCTGAACAACCTGCGCAATAACATTATCCAAGAGTCGGACATTGAAAAGCTTAACCAATACTATCAACCGGCTGAGTCGATTAAGCAACTAAAGGAAGTCATTACCCTAACCACGCATAACTATAAAGCCGATGAATTGAACCGGAATATGTTGCGCGAGTTGAAGTCACCCGCCCACTACTTTGACGCCATCATTCAAGGAGATTTTCCGGAAAGCATGTATCCAGTGCTCCAACAAATTGAACTGAAAGAAGGCGCACAGATTATGTTCATCAAAAATGATTCGGAAGGAAACGCATATGTGAACGGCAACCTAGCTACTGTAAAAACACTTTCTTCAGACAGCATTATTGTGGTTATGGCCGATTCGCACGACACGTATACGCTCAAAAAAGAAACATGGGAAAATAAAAAGTATACCGTTAATGCTGATACCCGCGAACTTGATGAAGAAGTGGTGGGCACGTTTGTCCAGTATCCGGTTAAACTTGCATGGGCCATTACCGTGCACAAAAGCCAAGGACTTACTTTTGATAAAGCTGTCATTGATGTGGATCAGGCTTTTGCCGATGGTCAGGTTTACGTAGCGCTTTCCCGGTTACGCTCACTGGACGGACTGATCCTGCGCACCCCAATCAACCCCAGGGTAATTGGCACCAATAAGAATATTGTCGCGTTTTCTGAGCAATACAACAAACCTTCAAAACTACTTGCCGAGCTAAAGGCAAGTCAGCAACATTTTGCTTTTGAGATGCTGAGCAAAACATTCGATTTTGAAAGTCTGGTGAAGGAGATTCGCTTTTTACAAAAAGGCCATTCCGACAATCCGGTAAACGACATCGCTACAAAACCGGTATTGATGCAAATACAGGAATCGTTGGCTGCTGAAAGTGGAACGACCATCAAATTCAAGCAGCAGCTGGATAACCTGCTTCATCGTAAGGATTATCAAACCTTAATGGATCGAATTGAAAAAGGGAGCGCCTATTACAAAAATCTGTTGTATAAAAATCTCGAAATACTTTTACGCCACATCGCAGAAACCAAACATCGCAAACGGGTAAAAGCTTACCTGACCAGCTTGCAGGATATCGATCAATTGCTTTCAAAAAAACTGGAGGAAGTTGACAAAGCACCTATCCTTACGCAGGCCATTTTAAGTGGGGAAGATCCGGAAGGATTAACCGCGTTGGCCGAACAACGATCGGTAACGCGCCACGCCATGCAAAAGGAAATTGATAAAACCATTGAACCGGTAGTATCAAAACCCAGGCAAAAGAAAGGTACACGTTCCAAAAAGAATGAGCGAAGCACGTATGATGTGACCCTGGATTACTTTAATGCCGGCATGACGATTGAGCAAATTGCGAAAGAGCGAGGTCTTGTGGCCGGAACCATTCAATCGCACTTAGCCAAAGCCGTTGAAATGGGCCGCGTCAATATTTTCAAAGTTGTGCCTGAGGAACGGGTTGAAGAAATTTTACAGGGTATGAATGAGATGCCTGATGCCTTTAGCTCAAAAGAATTATTCGATAAACTGGGTGGCAAATTCAGTTATGGAGAATTACGGGCAACTATGGCGTTTGCGGGCAAAAAATCAATCCGAAAAACACCTGAGTAA
- a CDS encoding aldehyde dehydrogenase family protein → MKNSAIQKTLVSLGVKSSNSGVSTGKKWIKTKGPVIESYSPVDGALIGSVQAADEKSFHEVVAVSKEAFKEWRKWPAPRRGEVVRQIGEALRANKDALGKLVSYEMGKSLQEGLGEVQEMIDICDFAVGLSRQLHGLTMHSERPNHRMYEQYHPLGIVGIISSFNFPVAVWSWNTMLAWVCGDTCVWKPSEKTPLCSVACQNIIAKVFEANDVPEGVSCLVNGDASIGKMLAQCEDIPLVSATGSTRMGRAVGKMVVERFGRPLLELGGNNAIIITENANLDMAIRGALFGAVGTAGQRCTTTRRLIIHEKVYNDVKNRLKKAYSQLSIGNPLDSKNHVGPLIDQNAVSLYLNALSEIVKQGGKFVVEGGVLKGKGYNSGCYVKPAIAEVKNNYPIVQQETFAPILYLIKYKNLDEAIEMQNNVKQGLSSAIMTTDLRQMEQFLSHAGSDCGIANVNIGTSGAEIGGAFGGEKETGGGRESGSDAWKIYMRRQTNTINYGDSLPLAQGIKFDI, encoded by the coding sequence ATGAAGAACTCAGCCATTCAAAAAACGCTCGTATCACTTGGTGTCAAATCATCCAATTCGGGTGTATCAACCGGAAAAAAATGGATCAAAACAAAAGGACCGGTTATTGAATCGTATTCACCGGTAGATGGTGCCTTGATCGGCTCCGTTCAGGCTGCCGATGAGAAATCCTTTCACGAAGTAGTAGCCGTTTCAAAAGAAGCGTTTAAGGAATGGCGGAAATGGCCTGCACCAAGACGCGGAGAAGTGGTGCGGCAAATTGGTGAAGCATTGCGTGCCAATAAAGATGCGCTTGGTAAGCTGGTTTCTTATGAGATGGGGAAATCGCTGCAGGAGGGACTGGGTGAAGTGCAGGAGATGATCGACATCTGTGATTTCGCGGTAGGTCTTTCACGGCAGCTTCACGGATTAACCATGCATTCTGAGCGCCCCAACCACCGCATGTATGAGCAGTATCATCCGCTCGGTATTGTTGGTATTATATCTTCCTTCAATTTTCCGGTAGCGGTTTGGTCATGGAATACCATGTTGGCCTGGGTGTGTGGCGACACGTGTGTGTGGAAGCCATCTGAAAAAACTCCGCTGTGCAGTGTTGCCTGCCAGAACATCATTGCAAAAGTGTTTGAGGCCAACGATGTACCGGAAGGTGTTTCCTGTTTGGTGAATGGCGATGCGTCAATCGGAAAAATGCTGGCACAATGTGAAGATATTCCATTGGTATCAGCAACGGGTTCAACCCGAATGGGCCGGGCTGTTGGAAAAATGGTGGTTGAGCGTTTTGGTCGCCCTTTATTGGAGTTGGGTGGAAACAACGCCATCATCATCACGGAAAATGCAAACCTGGATATGGCCATTCGCGGTGCATTGTTTGGGGCGGTTGGCACGGCCGGTCAACGGTGTACCACAACGCGCAGGTTAATCATTCATGAAAAAGTTTATAACGATGTTAAGAATCGCCTGAAGAAGGCATACAGCCAGTTGTCGATTGGTAATCCACTTGATTCAAAGAATCATGTGGGTCCGCTTATCGACCAGAATGCGGTTTCGCTTTATTTAAATGCGCTTAGTGAAATAGTAAAGCAAGGCGGAAAGTTTGTGGTGGAAGGCGGTGTGTTGAAAGGGAAGGGGTATAACTCAGGATGTTATGTTAAGCCGGCTATTGCCGAAGTAAAAAACAACTACCCGATTGTTCAGCAGGAAACCTTCGCCCCGATTTTATACCTGATTAAATATAAGAACCTGGATGAAGCCATTGAGATGCAAAACAATGTGAAACAGGGATTGTCATCGGCCATCATGACTACTGACCTGCGCCAGATGGAGCAGTTCCTGTCGCATGCAGGGTCGGATTGTGGCATTGCCAATGTGAATATCGGTACTTCCGGGGCCGAAATAGGAGGGGCATTTGGTGGCGAAAAGGAAACAGGAGGAGGCCGTGAATCGGGTTCGGATGCCTGGAAAATTTACATGCGCAGGCAAACCAATACCATTAATTATGGCGACTCCCTGCCCCTGGCTCAGGGCATTAAATTTGACATTTAA
- a CDS encoding response regulator, with amino-acid sequence MAEKKFRTVMLIDDNEIDNLINQKMIESAAVTENIYTHTGAKSAIEFLRNMERLDVADKVLPDVIFLDIDMPLMDGFQFLEEFEKLSNVAKKKCKIVMLTSSINPQDFSRSKKYENVKLYLNKPLSHENILKLEV; translated from the coding sequence ATGGCTGAGAAGAAGTTTCGCACCGTTATGTTGATTGATGACAATGAGATTGATAACCTCATCAATCAAAAGATGATTGAGTCTGCCGCAGTTACGGAAAACATCTACACCCACACCGGAGCGAAAAGCGCCATCGAATTTTTGCGAAACATGGAACGCCTGGATGTAGCCGATAAAGTGTTACCCGATGTAATTTTTCTCGACATCGATATGCCGCTGATGGATGGCTTTCAGTTTTTGGAAGAATTTGAGAAACTCAGCAACGTAGCGAAGAAGAAATGTAAGATAGTCATGCTTACCTCCAGTATCAACCCGCAGGATTTCAGCCGATCTAAAAAATATGAGAATGTGAAGCTTTACCTGAATAAGCCGCTCTCTCACGAGAACATTCTGAAGCTTGAAGTCTGA
- a CDS encoding WG repeat-containing protein, translating into MSYRFVIGFIVLLGSQASVAQMVTERQAYTNLQKGKWDKAWTQATKVIQKDSTNVAAWYVCATYFFDPANPAYQVDSAYKYTMTALNQLPLAGARQRDRMRRFPLDSADLIHTRQLIDSAAFERAKTINTEQAYLDFIDHFPFARQLDRARELRDEVAYIDALKENTYSSFLKYLNRYPNASRAPEARERYEKLLFEAKTKDRKLTSYKTFIKEYPASPYRHQAELQVFEISTASGEPDDFMAFMREYPNSPLFNKARNIFYHIAQENNIALPQAVLNDSLKMLIKLEQEYLVPVYRDGKFGFMDAHGNEIIKPLATEIGREYRCGNILEELLVLDQLVVARNGAVVFKGEVEELDDLGYGFLFIYGNDCGAVVHKSGFVIEPCVDDARVLSGAYLAIRKHKQWSIKTFTGRELAIGSFDDADAIDDVLVLKQVGKVILKRKEQLAPAADQLPVTFGNKYDEAKRWGSDMIWVRMGNKQGLLDMNLKERIALTTREIQPEFFGAVSKTADGYKTWTKSGGESAAFSQVKVQKPWVAVKHDGYWRIANRYVNTFSKSTFDSIYFIGPFCMAVRGDTTHAYLTDVHSVALTGNARVQFLPGKDSVYFMLLEEGDKKQVFSSTGERLFSVQYDRIDFAGENYFTVIKKDKRGLINIQGKQVVAPDYDAMGNIDQGTVPLLKDKKFGMLDVVNRKEIKPQYEKNIVRFNSQLLIAFKGGYCGLIDWNNKSITPFEYEEIRYWSDSSALVRKNYQWLVYNFVEKKVIADKIGKFIWLRETNGDKLAIVQQEHRYGVLSSTRGFILQPTFSDIVNLGSSAHPLYFTEKHVEEASIYVVIYYDEDGQLLRRQVFENDDYERIYCSQN; encoded by the coding sequence TTGAGCTATCGTTTCGTCATAGGGTTTATCGTATTGCTGGGTTCGCAAGCTTCGGTTGCGCAGATGGTAACGGAACGTCAGGCCTATACGAATCTTCAAAAGGGAAAGTGGGATAAGGCGTGGACGCAGGCAACAAAAGTTATACAGAAAGACAGTACAAATGTGGCGGCCTGGTACGTATGTGCCACTTACTTTTTCGATCCGGCTAACCCGGCCTATCAGGTTGACTCGGCCTATAAATACACCATGACTGCTCTCAACCAGCTACCGCTGGCTGGTGCCCGGCAACGCGACCGAATGAGGCGTTTCCCGTTGGATAGTGCCGACCTTATCCACACCCGCCAGTTGATTGATAGTGCCGCATTTGAACGGGCCAAAACCATTAACACCGAGCAGGCTTATCTCGATTTTATCGATCACTTTCCATTTGCCCGCCAACTTGACCGGGCACGAGAGCTCCGTGATGAGGTGGCCTATATTGACGCCCTCAAAGAGAATACGTATTCCAGTTTTTTAAAATACCTTAACCGATACCCGAATGCATCACGCGCGCCCGAAGCCCGTGAGCGATATGAGAAATTATTATTTGAAGCGAAAACGAAAGACCGAAAGCTGACCAGTTACAAGACATTTATAAAAGAGTATCCGGCATCACCTTATCGCCACCAGGCCGAGCTGCAGGTTTTTGAAATTTCCACTGCTTCTGGAGAGCCGGATGATTTCATGGCGTTCATGAGGGAGTATCCGAACAGCCCACTCTTCAACAAGGCCCGAAATATTTTTTACCACATCGCGCAGGAAAACAATATAGCCCTTCCGCAAGCTGTTTTAAATGATTCCTTAAAGATGCTGATCAAACTGGAGCAGGAATACCTGGTTCCTGTTTACCGCGATGGGAAATTTGGTTTTATGGATGCACATGGGAATGAGATCATAAAACCTTTGGCAACCGAAATTGGACGGGAGTATCGCTGTGGAAATATTCTGGAAGAACTGCTGGTGCTTGATCAGTTGGTAGTGGCACGAAACGGAGCAGTTGTTTTTAAAGGTGAGGTGGAAGAATTAGATGACCTGGGTTATGGCTTCTTGTTTATTTATGGAAATGATTGCGGAGCGGTTGTGCATAAATCGGGTTTTGTTATAGAGCCATGTGTTGACGATGCCCGTGTGCTCAGTGGTGCTTACCTGGCAATACGAAAGCATAAGCAATGGAGTATAAAAACATTTACAGGTCGCGAGTTAGCCATTGGTTCTTTCGATGATGCAGATGCGATTGATGACGTATTGGTGCTGAAGCAGGTAGGCAAGGTTATATTGAAGCGCAAGGAGCAGCTTGCGCCAGCAGCTGATCAGTTGCCTGTTACATTTGGAAATAAATATGATGAAGCAAAGCGTTGGGGTTCGGATATGATCTGGGTTCGAATGGGTAACAAACAAGGATTACTGGATATGAACCTGAAGGAGCGAATTGCACTGACAACCCGCGAAATACAACCTGAGTTTTTTGGTGCGGTTTCAAAAACAGCAGATGGATACAAGACGTGGACAAAAAGCGGAGGAGAATCTGCAGCGTTTAGTCAGGTTAAAGTACAAAAGCCATGGGTAGCGGTTAAACACGATGGTTATTGGCGCATAGCCAACCGGTATGTAAATACGTTTAGTAAATCTACGTTCGATAGTATTTACTTTATTGGTCCGTTTTGTATGGCTGTTCGAGGTGACACCACGCATGCATACCTAACCGATGTACATTCCGTTGCGTTAACCGGTAATGCGCGTGTGCAATTTTTGCCCGGTAAAGATTCTGTTTATTTCATGTTGCTTGAAGAAGGCGATAAAAAGCAAGTATTCAGTTCTACAGGTGAACGGTTGTTTTCAGTTCAATACGACCGAATTGATTTTGCCGGTGAAAACTATTTTACCGTAATCAAGAAAGACAAACGTGGCTTGATAAACATTCAGGGCAAGCAGGTGGTTGCACCCGATTATGATGCTATGGGCAATATTGATCAGGGAACTGTACCGCTTCTGAAGGATAAAAAATTCGGAATGCTGGATGTAGTGAACCGAAAAGAGATCAAGCCACAATACGAAAAGAACATTGTTCGATTTAATAGCCAGTTGCTGATTGCATTTAAGGGTGGCTATTGCGGGCTAATCGATTGGAATAATAAATCGATAACTCCTTTTGAGTATGAAGAGATTCGTTATTGGAGTGATTCAAGTGCATTGGTGCGGAAAAATTACCAATGGTTGGTGTATAATTTTGTTGAGAAGAAGGTTATTGCAGATAAGATAGGGAAGTTTATCTGGTTGCGGGAAACCAACGGAGATAAGCTTGCCATTGTGCAGCAAGAGCACCGTTACGGTGTGTTGAGTAGTACACGGGGATTTATTTTGCAACCCACCTTCAGCGATATTGTTAACCTGGGTTCATCTGCGCATCCACTTTATTTTACCGAAAAGCATGTGGAGGAAGCCTCCATTTATGTGGTGATTTATTACGATGAAGACGGGCAATTGCTGCGCAGGCAGGTTTTTGAAAACGATGATTACGAGCGCATTTACTGCTCACAAAATTAA
- a CDS encoding alkaline phosphatase family protein, translated as MRALVLLFFVVLIVPVFSQPSERPKLVVGIMVDQMRQEYLYRYWDKYGDHGFKRLVNQGFTLHNAHFNYAPTVTGPGHASVYTGTTPAVHGIIDNAWFDKVTGKSAYCAGDDTQQTVGSETTSVGKMSPHRMLTTTITDELKLATQKRSKVIGISFKDRGSVLPAGHLADAAYWYDGSTGRFVTSTYYMSKLPAWTEKFNSLNLADKYLSGTWNTLLPIDQYTESGPDVSPYEGKLGENKSTFPYDLSALRKTNGNFNLLSQTPFANDYLTEFFKAVIDGEKMGSGKDTDFLAISYSAPDIIGHRVSPQSVEVQDVYMRLDKNIEDLLKKLDQTVGAGNYLVFLTTDHGVAEVPQYLADNKVPAGYIRSSQLGAELKELLNQYFPDREIIRSFSGDQIFFNHEAFSTDPRSGGVELMLATEIVSNFLMQQKGIANVFTRQQLRMGDFNEGGIKGMSIRGYHPKRSGDLVVVLEPGWFESSRIQGTTHGSPYSYDTHAPIIFFGKGIKQGSSVQYHTITDIAPTLSMLLKIKFPNGCSGQPIGELFEK; from the coding sequence ATGAGAGCCTTAGTTTTGTTATTCTTTGTTGTCCTGATCGTTCCGGTTTTTTCTCAACCATCTGAGCGACCTAAACTCGTTGTTGGTATTATGGTGGATCAGATGCGTCAGGAATACCTGTATCGGTATTGGGATAAATACGGTGATCACGGATTTAAGCGATTAGTCAACCAGGGATTTACTTTACATAACGCGCATTTCAATTATGCCCCAACGGTAACCGGTCCCGGTCACGCCTCGGTTTATACCGGCACTACACCGGCTGTTCATGGCATTATAGACAATGCGTGGTTTGATAAAGTAACCGGCAAAAGTGCCTATTGTGCTGGTGACGACACTCAGCAAACGGTTGGAAGCGAAACAACTTCTGTTGGTAAAATGTCGCCTCATCGCATGCTTACTACCACCATTACGGATGAGTTGAAGCTGGCCACACAGAAGCGTTCAAAAGTTATCGGTATTTCATTTAAGGATCGGGGTTCTGTTTTACCTGCCGGTCATTTGGCGGATGCAGCGTATTGGTATGATGGCAGTACCGGTCGGTTTGTGACCAGCACCTACTACATGAGCAAATTGCCGGCATGGACAGAAAAATTTAATAGCCTGAATTTGGCCGACAAATATTTGTCAGGAACCTGGAATACATTACTCCCGATTGATCAGTACACCGAAAGCGGACCAGACGTAAGTCCGTATGAAGGTAAGTTGGGTGAAAATAAATCTACGTTCCCCTATGATCTCAGCGCACTTAGAAAAACCAACGGAAACTTTAATCTCCTCTCACAAACACCGTTCGCCAACGATTACCTCACCGAATTTTTTAAAGCCGTTATTGATGGCGAGAAAATGGGCAGCGGCAAGGACACAGATTTTTTGGCTATTTCGTATTCAGCGCCTGATATTATCGGGCATCGTGTTAGTCCTCAGTCGGTTGAAGTGCAAGATGTGTACATGCGTTTGGATAAGAACATTGAAGACCTGTTGAAAAAACTCGATCAAACAGTTGGGGCAGGAAATTACCTGGTGTTTTTAACTACCGATCATGGCGTAGCAGAAGTTCCACAGTATTTAGCAGATAACAAAGTGCCTGCCGGCTACATCCGTTCGAGTCAGTTGGGTGCAGAATTAAAAGAGTTACTCAATCAATATTTTCCTGATCGTGAAATTATCCGGTCTTTTTCAGGAGATCAGATTTTTTTTAATCATGAAGCGTTTAGTACCGATCCGCGTTCTGGTGGTGTTGAGTTGATGTTGGCCACTGAAATCGTTTCTAACTTTCTAATGCAGCAAAAAGGTATTGCCAATGTATTTACCCGCCAGCAGTTGCGCATGGGCGATTTTAATGAGGGTGGAATCAAGGGAATGTCCATTCGAGGATATCACCCGAAGCGCAGCGGTGATCTGGTAGTGGTGTTGGAACCCGGTTGGTTTGAAAGCAGTCGCATTCAGGGCACTACGCACGGCTCGCCCTATAGCTATGATACGCACGCACCCATTATTTTCTTTGGTAAGGGGATCAAGCAAGGGTCATCCGTTCAATATCATACCATTACCGATATCGCGCCAACGCTATCCATGTTACTGAAAATAAAATTCCCCAACGGCTGCTCGGGGCAACCCATTGGGGAATTGTTTGAGAAGTAG